One stretch of Asterias rubens chromosome 8, eAstRub1.3, whole genome shotgun sequence DNA includes these proteins:
- the LOC117293381 gene encoding thyrotroph embryonic factor-like: protein MDNLLKNLGGVTLKSLLENPSLLQPPQLASLHLDDGLPAAAMAAAATLESVAADNVTKEKERITSSMTAKELLEKKVKEVEGDFFAPTDFGAAFLGPNLWDKTYGDDDFNFKLEYMELDEFLSENGLPMSSVDNVLTIEQQKEEDISKKDCEEVDSNVSDVNYQSDSEIPESLEPSNSHHAAGTPSPINVDVNFDMDATDAALATVPGQDVYDPRTRTFSEEELKPQPMIKKSRKVYVLPDQKDDKYWDRRKKNNIAAKRSRDARRIKENQISMRAAFLEKENNVLRKELLAVKKDNVNLKGIVKSYERKLGIQ from the exons ATGGACAATCTTCTTAAGAACCTTGGCGGAGTGACACTGAAATCTCTACTGGAGAATCCGAGTCTTTTGCAGCCTCCGCAGTTGGCTTCCCTCCACCTCGACGACGGACTACCTGCCGCTGCTATGGCCGCTGCGGCCACCCTTGAAAGTGTCGCTGCGGACAACGTCACTAAGGAAAAAGAACGCATTACCAGCAGCATGACCGCCAAAGAAC ttcttgagaaaaaagtaaaggAAGTCGAAGGCGACTTCTTTGCACCGACAGATTTTGGAGCAGCTTTCTTGGGACCCAACTTATGGGACAAGACGTACGGTGATGATGATTTCAACTTCAAACTGGAATACATGGAGTTAGATGAGTTTCTATCCGAGAACGGCCTCCCAATGAGCTCTGTGGATAATGTGTTGACAATTGAGCAACAAAAGGAAGAGGACATTTCTAAGAAGGACTGCGAGGAAGTAGATTCTAATGTCTCCGATGTGAACTATCAAAGCGATTCTGAAATTCCAG AATCTTTAGAACCATCTAATTCGCACCATGCCGCTGGTACACCGAGCCCGATTAATGTGGATGTTAACTTTGACATGGATGCTACTGATGCTGCCCTAGCAACAGTCCCGGGTCAAGACGTCTATGATCCTCGTACTAGAACCTTCTCAGAAGAGGAACTGAAGCCTCAACCCATGATCAAGAAATCTCGCAAG GTGTACGTTCTTCCGGACCAAAAGGATGACAAATATTGGGACAGACGTAAAAAGAACAACATCGCTGCCAAACGCTCACGGGACGCCAGGCGTATCAAGGAGAATCAGATCAGTATGAGAGCAGCGTTCTTGGAGAAAGAGAACAATGTCTTGCGGAAGGAGCTATTGGCAGTCAAGAAAGATAATGTCAACCTTAAAGGAATCGTCAAGAGCTATGAAAGAAAGCTTGGAATACAGtga